The Nitrospirales bacterium genome includes a window with the following:
- a CDS encoding esterase-like activity of phytase family protein — MPIFQSHLKTVRRKGQVLMGVSLMLASILLLVTAGAHGKWKNPEGHSAGLFRHIGTFDVMAGNGSGVAEIIDFSEDGRQLIYTDAETESIGFVDIADPSQPTGQGIVRVDGEPTSLVILGPWVLVGVNTSGGDFDNPTGKLVVVNRHTHHIVATHELGGQPDSIALAPDHQRAAIVIENERDEDQSDGLIDPPQLPSGKLLIVRLNGHPKNWSFTEADLSPVAATSFAGADLEPEFVDINKQNEAVVSFQENNHLAVINLKTGKVINHFSAGSVALNNVDTEEEGLIQLDTHITKRREPDAVAWIDHDSFATANEGDYEDESGEEGGSRGFTIFNQDGTVEFESAESFEHWLVRAGHYLDGRSENKGCEPEAVESETFGHRTLLFVGSERCNAVGVYDVTTGSPEPLQLLPTGMGPEGLKAFSKNTPQIFWKKVWRTPGDKRPFRKLFTKQHLFAASTESEEAGDGIPTMITLYHLDDGPASYPMIVSGDDSNGLPIPWVALSGLVGDPTDAHILYAVSDAFLAEGFIYKIDASRQPAAIVERLQITGASATLDPESIAIGPDGHFWVGSEGNDSSRPNLVLKIDSSTGAVLNEITLPADLVDMRRGNGIEGIAVTGTAGAEFVYVAIQRAWPNEGDTDKVNTKIGRYQVATGDWGFVHYPLEPEGVGDWIGLSELTLLPNGAFAVIERDKGWGPTTGFNAELKAIYGVDLATAEFRAFDDPSGLVTIGKSLLRDVLPDLEAVSIWTAEKLEGLAVTADGQVYIVTDNDGVDGATGETIFLNLGDWETAFAL, encoded by the coding sequence ATGCCAATCTTTCAGTCTCACCTAAAGACTGTTCGGAGAAAAGGACAGGTACTCATGGGAGTCAGCCTGATGCTGGCGTCTATTCTACTTCTAGTCACGGCCGGGGCTCATGGAAAATGGAAAAACCCAGAAGGACATTCCGCTGGTCTGTTCCGCCACATCGGCACATTCGATGTGATGGCAGGCAACGGCTCCGGGGTGGCGGAAATCATCGATTTCAGCGAGGATGGCAGGCAACTGATTTACACTGACGCAGAGACCGAATCGATCGGATTTGTCGACATCGCCGACCCTTCGCAACCGACCGGACAAGGTATCGTTAGAGTAGACGGCGAGCCCACCAGCCTGGTCATTCTCGGACCATGGGTTCTCGTCGGGGTGAACACTTCTGGTGGCGACTTCGACAATCCTACGGGGAAACTTGTGGTCGTGAATCGCCATACCCATCACATCGTGGCCACCCACGAACTTGGCGGACAACCTGACTCCATTGCTCTGGCTCCCGATCATCAACGGGCGGCCATTGTCATCGAAAATGAACGCGATGAGGATCAGAGCGACGGTCTTATCGACCCACCGCAGCTTCCGTCTGGGAAACTTCTCATCGTCCGCCTCAATGGGCACCCGAAGAACTGGAGCTTTACTGAGGCTGATTTGTCCCCTGTGGCGGCGACCTCGTTCGCGGGCGCTGACCTTGAACCTGAATTCGTCGACATCAATAAACAGAACGAAGCAGTGGTGTCTTTCCAAGAGAACAATCACTTGGCTGTCATCAACCTGAAAACGGGGAAAGTCATCAACCATTTTTCGGCCGGGTCTGTCGCCCTGAACAATGTCGACACCGAAGAGGAGGGCCTGATCCAACTGGATACCCATATCACGAAACGCCGGGAGCCCGATGCCGTGGCGTGGATCGACCACGACTCGTTCGCGACCGCCAATGAAGGCGATTACGAAGACGAATCCGGCGAGGAGGGCGGCAGCCGCGGGTTTACGATCTTCAACCAAGATGGAACGGTCGAATTCGAATCGGCCGAGTCATTTGAGCATTGGTTGGTTCGCGCCGGCCATTATCTCGATGGCCGATCGGAAAACAAGGGCTGTGAACCCGAAGCTGTCGAGTCCGAGACATTCGGACACCGCACGCTCCTTTTCGTGGGCTCGGAACGATGTAACGCCGTCGGCGTGTACGATGTCACGACCGGCTCGCCTGAACCGCTTCAATTGCTCCCAACCGGAATGGGACCGGAAGGACTGAAAGCATTCTCGAAGAATACACCTCAAATATTTTGGAAAAAAGTTTGGCGCACGCCGGGGGACAAGAGGCCATTCAGAAAACTGTTCACAAAACAGCACCTGTTCGCGGCTTCCACGGAATCCGAAGAGGCAGGGGATGGGATTCCGACCATGATTACCCTCTACCACTTAGATGACGGGCCCGCCTCCTACCCCATGATCGTTTCTGGCGATGACAGCAACGGATTACCCATACCGTGGGTCGCACTCTCCGGCCTGGTTGGAGACCCGACAGACGCGCATATTCTCTACGCCGTGAGCGACGCCTTCCTTGCCGAAGGATTTATTTACAAGATAGACGCTTCAAGACAACCAGCGGCGATCGTTGAACGTCTTCAGATCACCGGCGCAAGCGCGACACTCGACCCCGAAAGCATCGCCATCGGACCAGACGGCCATTTCTGGGTAGGAAGCGAGGGCAATGACAGTTCACGCCCCAATCTGGTCTTGAAGATCGATTCCAGCACCGGCGCCGTCCTGAATGAGATAACACTTCCGGCCGACTTAGTGGACATGAGACGGGGAAATGGAATCGAAGGCATCGCCGTAACCGGCACAGCCGGGGCGGAATTCGTGTATGTGGCGATTCAACGGGCGTGGCCGAATGAAGGCGATACCGACAAAGTAAACACCAAGATCGGTCGTTATCAGGTCGCCACCGGCGATTGGGGATTTGTTCACTATCCGCTCGAACCGGAAGGAGTGGGCGACTGGATTGGTCTTTCAGAGCTGACGCTTCTGCCCAACGGAGCCTTCGCCGTTATTGAACGGGATAAAGGCTGGGGACCGACGACAGGATTCAACGCGGAACTCAAGGCCATTTATGGTGTCGATCTAGCCACTGCTGAGTTCCGGGCTTTTGATGATCCGAGCGGTCTCGTGACGATCGGCAAATCTCTCTTGCGGGACGTGTTGCCCGACCTCGAAGCTGTCAGCATCTGGACGGCGGAAAAGCTGGAAGGGCTCGCGGTCACGGCTGATGGTCAGGTCTATATCGTGACCGATAATGATGGGGTCGATGGCGCGACCGGAGAAACGATTTTCCTGAACCTTGGGGATTGGGAAACCGCTTTTGCCCTCTAG
- a CDS encoding tetratricopeptide repeat protein yields MSVKTGFNSLVITGIVMFSWMCVWQPTVAWPQRDSIPEGYPESLRKDLTSLFVKQAHNPDDIHVLLALSEVHLSMGDDLLTKKNERLSAYEMGVKYAQQALAIQPENAEAHFLYAANLGNATQIKGYAAGMMNVGEILSHVRTALALAPNHAPAHQMLGGLLAELPWMLGGDVEDAQAHLEKAIAIDEQYTNARILLAKLFIKQDKLQAARDQLLAVIHAPTPHYPYTWKNQFLPEAQALLKTIADH; encoded by the coding sequence ATGTCCGTAAAGACCGGATTTAACTCGTTGGTAATCACGGGCATCGTGATGTTTTCCTGGATGTGTGTCTGGCAACCGACAGTGGCCTGGCCCCAACGGGATAGCATTCCCGAGGGTTATCCAGAGTCGCTTCGAAAGGATCTGACTTCACTGTTCGTGAAGCAGGCCCACAACCCGGACGACATCCACGTGTTACTGGCGTTGTCTGAAGTCCATCTCAGCATGGGCGACGATTTACTGACGAAGAAGAACGAGCGTCTGTCTGCCTACGAGATGGGCGTGAAGTATGCACAACAAGCCCTGGCCATCCAACCAGAGAATGCCGAAGCACATTTCTTGTACGCGGCCAACCTTGGGAACGCGACGCAAATCAAAGGGTACGCCGCAGGGATGATGAATGTCGGTGAAATCCTCTCTCATGTCCGGACAGCTCTTGCGCTCGCCCCCAACCATGCTCCAGCACATCAAATGCTCGGAGGCTTACTGGCGGAGCTTCCATGGATGCTGGGTGGAGACGTGGAGGACGCGCAAGCACATCTCGAGAAAGCCATCGCAATCGATGAACAGTACACCAATGCCAGAATTCTGTTGGCCAAACTTTTCATCAAACAAGACAAGCTCCAAGCGGCTCGCGACCAGCTACTGGCCGTGATTCACGCTCCGACTCCCCATTACCCCTACACCTGGAAAAATCAATTCCTTCCCGAAGCCCAGGCACTCCTGAAGACGATCGCCGATCATTAA
- a CDS encoding DUF839 domain-containing protein — MVTLDVLPSGSDQTDMNTMNESGPAIGRYLYRTHETGEGQAAISIIDLKTGQTSIHEGRQFGGWSRLDGIEWTPWGTLLVGEESGAFGRLFECKVNGMELSCVDRPQLGRMSHEGIAVTEEGNVFVVDEYDGGSIYKFVPDEYGRLASGQLFALQVLSDEVTVCSERTGVGYTPTGQAQWIPLIPGRDGVVTDPTYDARSAASEAQATDFCRPEDLEIIGDNVYVSTTTTNTVFQIPINTDSPVITEYAGINTNMSPEDVEPDYGLRNPDNLASDHSGNLYIVEDNDGRSDIWIASPDHNRDGVADSVFLFATLTTYGAEATGIYIAPVDPPGMFLNVQHAYDGNDMTLLIIPSPK, encoded by the coding sequence ATGGTGACCCTTGATGTGCTTCCTTCCGGGAGTGATCAAACGGATATGAATACGATGAATGAATCCGGTCCAGCGATCGGCCGGTATCTTTACCGAACTCATGAAACCGGTGAAGGCCAAGCGGCCATATCGATCATTGATTTAAAGACCGGTCAAACATCGATTCATGAAGGCCGTCAATTTGGCGGCTGGAGCAGACTGGATGGTATCGAATGGACACCTTGGGGGACTCTCCTTGTGGGGGAGGAGTCCGGAGCGTTCGGGCGGCTCTTTGAATGCAAGGTGAATGGCATGGAGCTATCTTGTGTTGATCGTCCTCAGCTTGGGCGGATGTCGCATGAAGGTATTGCCGTGACGGAGGAAGGGAACGTTTTTGTCGTTGATGAATATGATGGAGGATCCATCTATAAATTTGTGCCTGACGAGTATGGCCGTCTGGCATCTGGTCAACTCTTTGCCTTGCAGGTTCTGTCTGATGAAGTGACGGTGTGTTCAGAACGCACCGGGGTCGGATATACTCCAACGGGTCAGGCTCAATGGATACCGCTCATTCCAGGTCGTGACGGTGTCGTGACCGATCCAACGTATGATGCGCGGTCTGCAGCGTCAGAAGCACAGGCCACGGATTTTTGTAGACCTGAAGACTTGGAAATCATCGGAGACAATGTCTACGTTTCGACCACCACGACGAATACGGTGTTTCAAATTCCGATCAATACCGATTCTCCCGTCATCACCGAATATGCGGGTATCAATACCAATATGAGCCCTGAAGATGTCGAACCAGACTATGGATTGAGGAACCCTGATAATTTAGCCTCGGATCATTCGGGGAATCTCTATATTGTCGAGGATAATGACGGCAGGAGTGACATTTGGATTGCGAGTCCAGATCATAACCGGGATGGAGTGGCCGATTCGGTGTTTCTGTTCGCGACATTGACGACCTATGGTGCGGAGGCAACGGGTATCTACATTGCGCCAGTCGACCCCCCTGGAATGTTTCTGAATGTTCAGCATGCCTATGACGGTAATGATATGACATTGCTCATCATCCCCAGTCCAAAATAA